From Candidatus Binatia bacterium, the proteins below share one genomic window:
- a CDS encoding glycosyltransferase family 2 protein, with protein MTGGSGVPGSTRLGGGLALPAPLTPFPAPAIATAGGAGTRVSGFTFVRNAIDLYYPVVESIRSILPLCDEFVVAAGDSTDGTTALLRSLDEPKLRIIETAWDPALYKRGGIFAQQTDIALDACTGDWAFYLQADEVVHERDLSLIRDAMDRHGADPRVEGLLFAYLHFFGDYGHIQTSHNWYGHEVRVVRTGVGVRSWHDAQGFRIAGRKLRVAPTGACIYHYGWVRPPRNLNRKARAFREAYFGSAAAGNADEAERPEYRYGRLRGLRRFRGSHPALMRARVAAQDWTVLPSAPAGHKHDRFGIQALTVLENYVLGFRIGERRNFELVPGTGRAQWPAGWRARLSRYAEAP; from the coding sequence GTGACCGGCGGCTCCGGTGTGCCTGGCTCGACGCGGCTCGGCGGGGGCCTCGCCCTCCCGGCGCCGTTGACCCCATTCCCGGCCCCCGCTATCGCCACGGCGGGAGGTGCGGGTACGCGGGTCAGCGGCTTCACATTCGTGCGCAACGCGATCGACCTGTACTACCCCGTGGTCGAGTCGATTCGTTCGATCCTGCCGCTGTGCGACGAATTCGTCGTCGCGGCCGGCGACTCGACCGACGGTACCACCGCTTTGCTGCGGTCGTTGGATGAGCCGAAGCTGCGCATTATCGAGACCGCCTGGGACCCGGCCCTCTACAAGCGGGGCGGCATATTCGCCCAGCAAACCGACATCGCGCTCGACGCCTGCACGGGCGACTGGGCCTTCTACCTTCAGGCCGACGAGGTCGTACACGAACGGGACCTGTCGCTCATCCGCGACGCCATGGACCGCCACGGCGCCGATCCACGGGTCGAGGGACTGCTGTTTGCGTACCTGCACTTTTTCGGCGACTACGGGCACATCCAGACCTCGCACAACTGGTACGGTCACGAAGTGCGCGTCGTGCGCACCGGTGTCGGCGTGCGTTCGTGGCACGATGCGCAGGGCTTTCGGATTGCAGGCCGCAAGCTGCGGGTCGCCCCCACCGGTGCCTGCATCTACCACTACGGCTGGGTGCGGCCGCCGCGCAACCTGAACCGCAAGGCACGGGCCTTTCGAGAGGCTTATTTCGGATCGGCGGCCGCCGGCAACGCCGACGAGGCCGAGCGCCCCGAGTATCGCTACGGCCGCCTGCGGGGCCTGCGGAGGTTCCGCGGCTCACACCCGGCGCTCATGCGGGCGCGGGTCGCCGCTCAGGACTGGACGGTGCTGCCGTCGGCGCCGGCGGGGCACAAGCACGATCGGTTCGGCATCCAGGCGCTCACGGTGTTGGAAAACTACGTGCTCGGCTTTCGTATTGGCGAACGGCGCAACTTCGAGTTGGTTCCCGGCACGGGCCGCGCCCAGTGGCCGGCGGGTTGGCGGGCGCGCCTGAGCCGATACGCGGAGGCGCCGTGA
- a CDS encoding glycosyltransferase family 9 protein has product MTVAALRHVLLLRTDHLGDMLLTLPMVDVVKAAWPQCRVTVLASKANVEAARHHARVDRVEIDPHEAKGSRLRGLGPLVRQLRVLRCDAAVVVHPTPRLALAVWLAGIPVRVGTAFRAYSFLFNRRVREHRRRPPWKHESQYNVNLLAPLGIGPVKVRPFEWQVTAEDATAVEALLRETGLAGAAFAVLHPGSAGSNLNWSSTQYGELGRRLAADGWRLAVTGGASEKALTAAVAAAIGAAAVDLGGRLTVVQLAALLRRSRLYVGSSTGPTHLAAAVGTPTVALYSPLRSAAPVRWRPLGDRVEVLTPAVDLLCPKCLGAKCPYYHCMERHLDMERVVFAARRLGRL; this is encoded by the coding sequence GTGACGGTCGCTGCGTTGCGGCACGTGCTGCTGCTGCGCACCGATCACCTCGGCGACATGTTGCTGACGTTGCCGATGGTCGATGTCGTCAAGGCGGCGTGGCCGCAATGTCGGGTCACCGTGCTGGCGTCGAAAGCGAACGTCGAGGCGGCGCGTCACCACGCGCGGGTGGATCGCGTGGAGATCGATCCGCACGAGGCCAAGGGCTCGCGCCTGCGCGGTCTGGGTCCACTGGTACGGCAGTTAAGGGTGCTGCGCTGCGATGCGGCGGTCGTCGTACACCCGACGCCGCGGCTGGCGTTGGCGGTGTGGTTGGCGGGCATACCCGTGCGGGTCGGTACCGCGTTTCGCGCCTATTCGTTCCTTTTCAACCGCCGCGTCCGCGAGCACCGGCGCCGCCCCCCGTGGAAACACGAGAGCCAGTACAACGTAAATCTCCTTGCCCCGCTCGGGATCGGTCCGGTGAAGGTCCGCCCATTCGAGTGGCAGGTGACGGCCGAGGACGCTACCGCCGTGGAGGCCCTGCTGCGGGAAACCGGTCTCGCCGGGGCGGCGTTCGCGGTTCTGCACCCCGGCAGTGCGGGATCGAATCTGAACTGGTCTTCGACGCAGTACGGCGAGTTGGGCCGCCGTCTGGCGGCGGACGGGTGGCGTCTGGCTGTCACCGGCGGCGCGTCGGAGAAGGCGCTGACTGCCGCGGTGGCGGCAGCCATCGGTGCGGCGGCTGTCGATCTGGGTGGGCGGCTGACGGTGGTGCAACTCGCGGCCCTGCTGCGGCGTAGTCGGCTCTATGTGGGTAGCTCGACCGGGCCGACCCATCTTGCCGCGGCGGTCGGGACGCCGACCGTGGCGCTGTATTCGCCTTTGCGATCGGCGGCGCCGGTGCGGTGGCGACCGCTCGGCGACCGGGTCGAAGTGTTGACGCCGGCGGTCGATCTGCTCTGCCCGAAGTGTCTGGGGGCAAAGTGTCCCTATTACCACTGCATGGAGCGGCACCTCGATATGGAGCGCGTGGTGTTCGCGGCACGGCGGCTTGGCCGGCTTTGA
- a CDS encoding ATP-binding protein — protein MDRALAPFLRRDAERKIVLISGPRQSGKTTLARGLFPQFEYFNYDAPEDRVILRRKEWPRDTPVVIFDELHKMKGWKSWIKGIFDREGIPPRLVVTGSARLDLARRVGDSLAGRHFLFRLHPFSLKELRGALPREESFQRLLHLGGFPEPFLENDPTFYQRWRRAHSDIILRQDLLDLEQVRHIQGLETLVELLRSRVGSTVSYRSLARDLERDATTVKRWLTLLENLYLVFRVTPWHRNVARSLLKEPKFYFYDNGQVHGDDGARLENLVACALLREIEWMEDIGGRKATLHFLRTKDGREIDFLVVIDGWPALMVEAKWKEDAPSPHFASFSRFLGSRPQQVQVVATLTRRKQTASGVRIEPAAQWLESLELPLSESPA, from the coding sequence ATGGACCGTGCCCTCGCACCGTTCCTCCGGCGGGATGCGGAACGGAAGATCGTTCTCATCTCCGGGCCGCGCCAGTCCGGGAAGACCACCCTCGCGCGCGGCCTGTTCCCACAGTTCGAGTACTTCAACTACGACGCGCCCGAAGATCGCGTGATTCTGCGGCGCAAGGAGTGGCCGCGGGACACGCCCGTGGTGATCTTCGACGAACTCCACAAGATGAAGGGGTGGAAGTCGTGGATAAAAGGCATCTTCGACCGCGAGGGGATCCCGCCCAGACTGGTCGTTACCGGCAGCGCGCGGCTCGATCTTGCGCGGAGGGTCGGCGACTCGCTCGCGGGGCGTCATTTCCTGTTCCGGCTGCACCCGTTCAGCCTCAAAGAGCTGCGCGGCGCTCTGCCGCGCGAGGAATCATTTCAGCGCCTCCTCCACCTCGGCGGTTTTCCCGAGCCGTTCCTGGAGAACGATCCCACCTTTTACCAGCGCTGGCGCCGTGCGCACAGCGACATCATCTTGCGGCAGGATCTGCTCGACCTTGAACAGGTGCGGCACATTCAGGGCCTGGAGACGCTCGTGGAGCTCCTGCGCTCGCGCGTCGGGTCGACGGTCTCCTATCGATCGCTGGCGCGCGATCTCGAGCGCGATGCGACGACGGTCAAGCGTTGGCTAACGCTCCTGGAGAACCTCTACCTGGTGTTTCGCGTGACCCCGTGGCATCGCAATGTCGCACGGTCACTGCTCAAAGAGCCGAAGTTCTACTTCTACGACAACGGCCAGGTACACGGTGACGACGGCGCCCGTCTCGAAAACCTGGTTGCCTGTGCGCTCCTGCGCGAGATCGAGTGGATGGAGGACATCGGCGGGCGCAAGGCGACGCTCCATTTTCTGCGGACGAAGGACGGGAGGGAGATCGACTTCCTGGTCGTCATCGACGGCTGGCCGGCGCTGATGGTCGAGGCGAAGTGGAAAGAGGATGCGCCGAGTCCCCATTTCGCTTCGTTTTCGCGGTTTCTCGGGAGCCGTCCTCAACAGGTGCAGGTCGTGGCGACACTCACGCGACGCAAGCAAACCGCGAGCGGCGTGCGCATTGAACCGGCTGCGCAGTGGCTCGAGAGCCTGGAGTTGCCGCTGTCCGAATCACCGGCGTGA
- the wecB gene encoding UDP-N-acetylglucosamine 2-epimerase (non-hydrolyzing) — MKRTVMVVFGTRPEAIKLAPVVHALARSRSLRPCVCVTGQHREMLDQMLSVFDLRPDHDLAVMQSDQTLFTLTARLLGALEPVLARERPAAILVQGDTTTAFAAALAGYYVRVPTGHVEAGLRTDDRYNPFPEEMNRRLTTDLASWHFAPTPRAAANLAREGVPADGIVLTGNTIVDALHEMLARLERQGELPESLLPPELAAGRRLIVVTGHRRESFGEGLRNICAALRTIAERNDDVVVLYPVHLNPNVQRPVRALLHDHPRVILTEPLDYLPFIDLLRRAYLILTDSGGIQEEAPSLGVPVLVMRTTTERPEGVEAGVARLVGTGSAAIGEAAQLLLDDPAAHRRMVAAANPYGDGHAAEKIVHHLERMLARTGA, encoded by the coding sequence ATGAAACGCACGGTCATGGTTGTTTTCGGGACCCGGCCCGAGGCAATCAAGCTCGCCCCGGTGGTGCACGCACTCGCCCGTTCGCGGTCGCTCCGACCCTGCGTGTGCGTTACGGGTCAGCACCGCGAAATGCTCGATCAGATGCTGTCGGTGTTCGACCTCCGCCCGGACCACGATCTCGCCGTCATGCAAAGCGACCAGACGTTGTTTACGCTGACGGCGCGGCTGCTCGGCGCTCTGGAGCCGGTGCTGGCGCGCGAACGGCCGGCCGCCATTCTGGTGCAGGGCGACACGACGACGGCGTTCGCGGCCGCTCTCGCCGGCTACTATGTTCGCGTCCCGACCGGCCATGTCGAGGCCGGGCTGCGCACCGATGACCGGTACAATCCCTTCCCGGAAGAAATGAACCGGCGCCTGACGACGGACCTGGCATCGTGGCATTTCGCGCCGACACCGCGTGCCGCCGCCAATCTGGCCCGCGAAGGGGTGCCCGCCGACGGCATCGTGCTCACCGGCAACACCATCGTCGATGCGCTGCACGAGATGCTGGCGCGCCTCGAACGACAGGGCGAGCTGCCCGAGTCTCTGCTCCCGCCGGAGCTTGCCGCGGGGCGACGGCTGATCGTCGTCACCGGCCATCGCCGTGAGAGCTTCGGCGAGGGCCTGCGAAACATCTGTGCGGCGCTGCGAACGATCGCGGAGCGCAACGACGATGTCGTCGTTCTGTATCCGGTACACCTGAACCCGAACGTGCAACGGCCGGTGCGGGCGTTGCTGCACGACCATCCGCGGGTGATCCTGACCGAACCTCTGGATTACCTGCCCTTCATCGATCTCTTGCGCCGGGCCTACCTCATTCTGACCGACTCGGGCGGCATTCAGGAGGAGGCGCCGTCGCTCGGCGTGCCGGTGCTGGTGATGCGCACCACGACGGAGCGGCCCGAGGGTGTCGAGGCCGGCGTGGCACGGCTGGTCGGCACCGGGAGCGCGGCGATCGGCGAAGCGGCGCAACTGCTGCTCGACGACCCGGCTGCGCACCGGCGAATGGTGGCTGCCGCCAATCCGTACGGCGACGGCCACGCCGCCGAGAAGATCGTGCACCATCTCGAGCGTATGCTGGCGAGGACGGGCGCGTAG
- a CDS encoding glycosyltransferase family 9 protein — MEAVDRLPLSTRRILAIRLRRLGDTLLTTPVLRALRVALPAAEIDVLVQPEFDAALRGNAHIDRLVPAHGGLRAWVEWAAACRRRRYDAVFDLQASSRTAAWAFATLAPVRVGWRKRWVRDAFYTHLVDGWDDPVYFARKALRVAAAVGVPAADGVRLALPVTDDDRVWAAGVMAGARLRSERPVVAMSVVAKAPRKRWPDRYFAALADELAERDRAQVVLTNGPGQIEQVRGVVEKMRSAPALWDYGPTTLAQLGALYELCDLWIGNDGGPKHIAAAVGCPTVTVIKRGDHLVWVDSDDPRQAALFPAAPADPQDLAAVRVDAVVEAAHALLDRRAHPRPLSRDSAGGGIG; from the coding sequence GTGGAGGCCGTCGACAGGCTGCCGTTGTCAACGCGCCGCATCCTGGCGATCCGCTTGCGTCGATTGGGAGACACACTCCTGACTACGCCGGTGCTGCGGGCTCTTCGCGTCGCGCTGCCGGCGGCGGAAATCGACGTCCTCGTGCAGCCGGAGTTCGACGCCGCCCTGCGCGGCAACGCGCACATCGATCGGCTCGTGCCGGCGCACGGCGGTTTGCGCGCCTGGGTGGAATGGGCGGCGGCCTGTCGCCGGCGGCGTTACGACGCGGTCTTCGACCTGCAAGCCAGTTCGCGCACGGCGGCGTGGGCTTTTGCGACGCTGGCGCCGGTGCGGGTGGGGTGGCGTAAACGCTGGGTGCGCGACGCGTTTTACACCCATCTCGTCGATGGCTGGGACGATCCCGTGTATTTCGCGCGCAAGGCGTTGCGGGTCGCGGCGGCGGTCGGCGTTCCCGCGGCGGACGGCGTGCGACTCGCTCTGCCGGTGACCGACGACGACCGCGTCTGGGCGGCCGGTGTCATGGCCGGCGCGAGGCTGCGGTCGGAGCGGCCGGTGGTTGCGATGTCGGTGGTCGCCAAGGCGCCGCGCAAGCGGTGGCCCGACCGGTACTTCGCGGCGCTGGCCGACGAGTTGGCCGAGCGCGACCGCGCGCAGGTGGTGTTGACCAACGGCCCCGGCCAGATCGAGCAGGTGCGAGGGGTCGTCGAGAAGATGCGATCTGCGCCGGCACTGTGGGACTACGGGCCGACGACGCTGGCGCAACTGGGTGCCCTGTACGAGCTTTGCGATCTGTGGATCGGCAACGACGGCGGGCCGAAGCACATCGCCGCGGCGGTGGGCTGCCCGACGGTGACGGTAATCAAGCGCGGCGACCATCTGGTCTGGGTCGACAGCGACGATCCGCGGCAGGCAGCCTTGTTCCCGGCCGCGCCGGCCGATCCGCAAGATCTCGCCGCGGTGCGAGTGGATGCTGTGGTCGAGGCCGCGCATGCGCTCCTCGATCGGCGTGCCCATCCGCGTCCTCTCTCCCGCGATTCCGCGGGAGGGGGAATAGGGTGA